The genomic DNA ATCCAGCGGTCCAGGCATCCCCGGTGGAAGGCGTGGCGGCAGTTGCTTAGCCGGCgcacctcgtcgccgccgccgatgccgctGAGGCAGACCGCGCAGTCGCCGCCGACGCAGGCCGCCAGCTCGTCGAACCGCACCACGGGGAGCACCTCCTCGATGACCATCGCCGGCACCGCGCGGAACTCCGGCCGGCGGTGCTGCAGCGCCAGCGCCTGCGCCGGCGCGCCGTGGTCCCGCCCCAGCTgcggcccgccggcgccgccgtggttgtggtggtggtggtcctgcagcagctcctgGTGGTCGTCCCCGAGATCCAGCAGGTCGCCGAGGCCCACGGCGTGGAACGCCGAGAGGAGGAAGCGCCGGATGTAccccagcaggaggaggaggtggagcagcTGCTTCGGGAGCACCAGCTCCGAGTAGCCCACCGGGAAGCCCATGCCGCGGCCGGGACGGGGCGCTCGCTCGCCCGGATTTGCTGGCGTGTCTGTCTCCCGGCtctcggtggtggtggtggtggaaggGGGGAAGGTGGGGGCAAGCAAGATTTGAGGCGATGTGCCCGCTCCGCTTCAGAGATTTGCCGATATGGCGCGGTGGCGATGCGTGGACGGGGAGAGGCAGGGCAAGCGGGCGCGCGGTTGCTATATAAAGCGCGGGGCGGAGAGGGGAGGTGACGCGGAAAGGTTGGAGGGGGGCC from Panicum virgatum strain AP13 chromosome 7N, P.virgatum_v5, whole genome shotgun sequence includes the following:
- the LOC120683539 gene encoding brassinosteroid-responsive RING protein 1-like; this translates as MGFPVGYSELVLPKQLLHLLLLLGYIRRFLLSAFHAVGLGDLLDLGDDHQELLQDHHHHNHGGAGGPQLGRDHGAPAQALALQHRRPEFRAVPAMVIEEVLPVVRFDELAACVGGDCAVCLSGIGGGDEVRRLSNCRHAFHRGCLDRWMEHDQRTCPLCRAPLIPDEMAGALWAAAAGVPDASDFDFSYFGAPLTPVPSPTLLRPHELLLSGLGGYQ